The following proteins are encoded in a genomic region of Glycine max cultivar Williams 82 chromosome 18, Glycine_max_v4.0, whole genome shotgun sequence:
- the LOC100811782 gene encoding ring canal kelch homolog isoform X2, translating to MVGARKKTQTSQFSVTQTFSPNSSCGRNLRKNQLGGIIFGCKNATMKECLSKQLFGLPAHHFCYVKNIDPGLPLFLFNYTDRKLHGIFEAASSGRMFIDPYGWTTDGSERTQYPAQVQICVRLKCHPLPEDKFKEVIADNYYTHNRFYFELDHAQTSKLISLLSAGAIASDNSAPQNTQKWITVSRPLASNETLREGETSKMLELETEHSTHSSTRSYWIENDFSFDGYIRPLDTNEVEKEVNEDEQNSIFMKLKELTLDSESQDLSLANNANDTPGMNNTEEGYMEALDGLDEKEQTSNPPFDYQYNIAQLVQEVKELTNFQKIQTERNCYLEQKLIEAEMEIQHLKDRCTLLESACNIPNHLAHVEKVAVKSTAELHLDPKDSLFLIGGFDGNSWLATMDLYCTSQNVIKSLKPMSSVRSYASVVWLNGEIYVFGGGNGYVWYDTVESYNPVHDNWTLCPSLNQKKGSLSGAALNDKIFAVGGGNGVDCFSDVEMLDLDIGRWIPTRSMLEKRFALSAVELNGAIYAIGGFDGNDYLRSAERFDPREHSWTKIPNMNVKRGCHSLVVLNEKLYALGGFDGDKMVPSIEVFDPRLGAWTMGEPMNHCRGYSAAVVVKESIYMIGGVKVGENIVDTVENYKEGQGWQETCTTAAVKRCFLSAIACSHE from the exons AT GGTGGGGGcgcggaagaaaacacaaactTCTCAGTTCAGTGTGACTCAAACTTTCTCTCCAAATTCATCATGTGGCCGAAATTTGAGAAAGAACCAACTTGGTGGCATCATCTTCGGATGCAAGAATGCCACAATGAAAGAATGTCTATCTAAACAACTGTTTG GCTTACCAGCTCATCACTTCTGTTATGTGAAGAATATTGATCCAGGGTTGCCTCTGTTTCTGTTCAATTATACTGACAGGAAACTTCATGGAATTTTTGAGGCAGCCAGCAGTGGGAGAATGTTTATAGACCCCTATGGATGGACTACAGATGGTTCAGAGAGAACACAGTATCCTGCGCAG GTGCAAATTTGTGTCCGACTAAAGTGCCACCCATTGCCTGAAGATAAATTCAAAGAAGTAATTGCAGACAACTACTACACTCATAATCGTTTCTATTTTGAGCTAGACCATGCACAAACAAGCAAACTTATTTCCTTACTATCAGCTGGAGCAATTGCCTCTGATAATTCTGCCCCACAGAATACACAGAAGTGGATAACTGTATCACGACCTCTTGCATCAAATGAAACTTTGAGGGAAGGTGAAACATCTAAAATGCTTGAATTAGAGACAGAGCATTCTACTCACTCAAGTACAAGATCATATTGGATTGAAAATGACTTTTCTTTTGACGGATACATCCGGCCATTAGATACTAATGAAGTTGAGAAGGAAGTAAACGAGGATGAGCAGAACAGCATATTTATGAAACTGAAGGAGTTAACACTTGACAGTGAAAGTCAAGATTTATCCTTGGCAAACAATGCCAATGATACTCCTGGTATGAATAACACAGAAGAGGGTTATATGGAGGCGTTGGATGGTTTAGATGAGAAGGAACAGACTTCTAATCCTCCATTTGATTATCAATATAACATAGCCCAG TTGGTGCAAGAGGTCAAAGAATTGACAAATTTCCAGAAAATACAAACGGAGAGGAATTGCTACCTGGAGCAGAAGCTG ATTGAGGCAGAAATGGAAATTCAGCATCTAAAAGATCGTTGTACACTTTTAGAATCTGCATGCAATATTCCTAATCATTTGGCACATGTTGAGAAGGTAGCAGTAAAGTCAACAGCTGAGCTGCATTTAGATCCCAAAGATTCATTGTTTCTAATAGGAGGCTTTGATGGAAATTCATGGTTAGCAACTATGGATTTGTATTGTACTTCTCAGAATGTAATCAAATCTCTTAAGCCTATGAGCTCAGTTCGTTCATATGCTTCCGTTGTGTGGTTGAATGGtgaaatttatgtttttggtGGTGGAAATGGTTATGTTTGGTATGACACAG TCGAATCATACAATCCAGTTCATGACAACTGGACCTTGTGCCCCTCTTTGAACCAGAAGAAGGGAAGCTTGTCTGGAGCTGCTTTGAATGACAAAATATTTGCTGTTGGTGGTGGCAATGGAGTTGATTGCTTTTCAGATGTTGAGATGCTTGATTTAGATATTGGGCGGTGGATCCCTACACGCTCAATGCTAGAAAAG AGATTTGCTCTTTCTGCAGTGGAACTCAATGGTGCAATCTATGCCATTGGCGGATTTGATGGAAATGATTACTTAAG GTCTGCTGAAAGATTTGATCCAAGGGAACATTCTTGGACCAAAATACCAAACATGAATGTAAAGCGAGGCTGCCATTCATTAGTTGttctaaatgaaaaatt GTATGCTCTTGGTGGCTTCGATGGTGACAAAATGGTTCCAAGTATTGAAGTGTTTGATCCTCGTCTTGGGGCATGGACAATGGGGGAACCAATGAATCATTGTAGGGGGTATTCTGCTGCTGTAGTTGTCAAGGAATCCATTTATATGATTGGAGGAGTTAAAGTTGGCGAGAACATTGTAGATACA GTTGAGAATTATAAGGAAGGTCAGGGATGGCAGGAAACTTGCACTACAGCTGCTGTTAAAAGGTGCTTCTTGTCAGCTATTGCCTGCAGTCATGAGTGA
- the LOC100811782 gene encoding ring canal kelch homolog isoform X3, whose amino-acid sequence MVPLVGARKKTQTSQFSVTQTFSPNSSCGRNLRKNQLGGIIFGCKNATMKECLSKQLFGLPAHHFCYVKNIDPGLPLFLFNYTDRKLHGIFEAASSGRMFIDPYGWTTDGSERTQYPAQVQICVRLKCHPLPEDKFKEVIADNYYTHNRFYFELDHAQTSKLISLLSAGAIASDNSAPQNTQKWITVSRPLASNETLREDTNEVEKEVNEDEQNSIFMKLKELTLDSESQDLSLANNANDTPGMNNTEEGYMEALDGLDEKEQTSNPPFDYQYNIAQLVQEVKELTNFQKIQTERNCYLEQKLIEAEMEIQHLKDRCTLLESACNIPNHLAHVEKVAVKSTAELHLDPKDSLFLIGGFDGNSWLATMDLYCTSQNVIKSLKPMSSVRSYASVVWLNGEIYVFGGGNGYVWYDTVESYNPVHDNWTLCPSLNQKKGSLSGAALNDKIFAVGGGNGVDCFSDVEMLDLDIGRWIPTRSMLEKRFALSAVELNGAIYAIGGFDGNDYLRSAERFDPREHSWTKIPNMNVKRGCHSLVVLNEKLYALGGFDGDKMVPSIEVFDPRLGAWTMGEPMNHCRGYSAAVVVKESIYMIGGVKVGENIVDTVENYKEGQGWQETCTTAAVKRCFLSAIACSHE is encoded by the exons ATGGTTCCTTT GGTGGGGGcgcggaagaaaacacaaactTCTCAGTTCAGTGTGACTCAAACTTTCTCTCCAAATTCATCATGTGGCCGAAATTTGAGAAAGAACCAACTTGGTGGCATCATCTTCGGATGCAAGAATGCCACAATGAAAGAATGTCTATCTAAACAACTGTTTG GCTTACCAGCTCATCACTTCTGTTATGTGAAGAATATTGATCCAGGGTTGCCTCTGTTTCTGTTCAATTATACTGACAGGAAACTTCATGGAATTTTTGAGGCAGCCAGCAGTGGGAGAATGTTTATAGACCCCTATGGATGGACTACAGATGGTTCAGAGAGAACACAGTATCCTGCGCAG GTGCAAATTTGTGTCCGACTAAAGTGCCACCCATTGCCTGAAGATAAATTCAAAGAAGTAATTGCAGACAACTACTACACTCATAATCGTTTCTATTTTGAGCTAGACCATGCACAAACAAGCAAACTTATTTCCTTACTATCAGCTGGAGCAATTGCCTCTGATAATTCTGCCCCACAGAATACACAGAAGTGGATAACTGTATCACGACCTCTTGCATCAAATGAAACTTTGAGGGAAG ATACTAATGAAGTTGAGAAGGAAGTAAACGAGGATGAGCAGAACAGCATATTTATGAAACTGAAGGAGTTAACACTTGACAGTGAAAGTCAAGATTTATCCTTGGCAAACAATGCCAATGATACTCCTGGTATGAATAACACAGAAGAGGGTTATATGGAGGCGTTGGATGGTTTAGATGAGAAGGAACAGACTTCTAATCCTCCATTTGATTATCAATATAACATAGCCCAG TTGGTGCAAGAGGTCAAAGAATTGACAAATTTCCAGAAAATACAAACGGAGAGGAATTGCTACCTGGAGCAGAAGCTG ATTGAGGCAGAAATGGAAATTCAGCATCTAAAAGATCGTTGTACACTTTTAGAATCTGCATGCAATATTCCTAATCATTTGGCACATGTTGAGAAGGTAGCAGTAAAGTCAACAGCTGAGCTGCATTTAGATCCCAAAGATTCATTGTTTCTAATAGGAGGCTTTGATGGAAATTCATGGTTAGCAACTATGGATTTGTATTGTACTTCTCAGAATGTAATCAAATCTCTTAAGCCTATGAGCTCAGTTCGTTCATATGCTTCCGTTGTGTGGTTGAATGGtgaaatttatgtttttggtGGTGGAAATGGTTATGTTTGGTATGACACAG TCGAATCATACAATCCAGTTCATGACAACTGGACCTTGTGCCCCTCTTTGAACCAGAAGAAGGGAAGCTTGTCTGGAGCTGCTTTGAATGACAAAATATTTGCTGTTGGTGGTGGCAATGGAGTTGATTGCTTTTCAGATGTTGAGATGCTTGATTTAGATATTGGGCGGTGGATCCCTACACGCTCAATGCTAGAAAAG AGATTTGCTCTTTCTGCAGTGGAACTCAATGGTGCAATCTATGCCATTGGCGGATTTGATGGAAATGATTACTTAAG GTCTGCTGAAAGATTTGATCCAAGGGAACATTCTTGGACCAAAATACCAAACATGAATGTAAAGCGAGGCTGCCATTCATTAGTTGttctaaatgaaaaatt GTATGCTCTTGGTGGCTTCGATGGTGACAAAATGGTTCCAAGTATTGAAGTGTTTGATCCTCGTCTTGGGGCATGGACAATGGGGGAACCAATGAATCATTGTAGGGGGTATTCTGCTGCTGTAGTTGTCAAGGAATCCATTTATATGATTGGAGGAGTTAAAGTTGGCGAGAACATTGTAGATACA GTTGAGAATTATAAGGAAGGTCAGGGATGGCAGGAAACTTGCACTACAGCTGCTGTTAAAAGGTGCTTCTTGTCAGCTATTGCCTGCAGTCATGAGTGA
- the LOC100811782 gene encoding ring canal kelch homolog isoform X1: protein MVPLVGARKKTQTSQFSVTQTFSPNSSCGRNLRKNQLGGIIFGCKNATMKECLSKQLFGLPAHHFCYVKNIDPGLPLFLFNYTDRKLHGIFEAASSGRMFIDPYGWTTDGSERTQYPAQVQICVRLKCHPLPEDKFKEVIADNYYTHNRFYFELDHAQTSKLISLLSAGAIASDNSAPQNTQKWITVSRPLASNETLREGETSKMLELETEHSTHSSTRSYWIENDFSFDGYIRPLDTNEVEKEVNEDEQNSIFMKLKELTLDSESQDLSLANNANDTPGMNNTEEGYMEALDGLDEKEQTSNPPFDYQYNIAQLVQEVKELTNFQKIQTERNCYLEQKLIEAEMEIQHLKDRCTLLESACNIPNHLAHVEKVAVKSTAELHLDPKDSLFLIGGFDGNSWLATMDLYCTSQNVIKSLKPMSSVRSYASVVWLNGEIYVFGGGNGYVWYDTVESYNPVHDNWTLCPSLNQKKGSLSGAALNDKIFAVGGGNGVDCFSDVEMLDLDIGRWIPTRSMLEKRFALSAVELNGAIYAIGGFDGNDYLRSAERFDPREHSWTKIPNMNVKRGCHSLVVLNEKLYALGGFDGDKMVPSIEVFDPRLGAWTMGEPMNHCRGYSAAVVVKESIYMIGGVKVGENIVDTVENYKEGQGWQETCTTAAVKRCFLSAIACSHE from the exons ATGGTTCCTTT GGTGGGGGcgcggaagaaaacacaaactTCTCAGTTCAGTGTGACTCAAACTTTCTCTCCAAATTCATCATGTGGCCGAAATTTGAGAAAGAACCAACTTGGTGGCATCATCTTCGGATGCAAGAATGCCACAATGAAAGAATGTCTATCTAAACAACTGTTTG GCTTACCAGCTCATCACTTCTGTTATGTGAAGAATATTGATCCAGGGTTGCCTCTGTTTCTGTTCAATTATACTGACAGGAAACTTCATGGAATTTTTGAGGCAGCCAGCAGTGGGAGAATGTTTATAGACCCCTATGGATGGACTACAGATGGTTCAGAGAGAACACAGTATCCTGCGCAG GTGCAAATTTGTGTCCGACTAAAGTGCCACCCATTGCCTGAAGATAAATTCAAAGAAGTAATTGCAGACAACTACTACACTCATAATCGTTTCTATTTTGAGCTAGACCATGCACAAACAAGCAAACTTATTTCCTTACTATCAGCTGGAGCAATTGCCTCTGATAATTCTGCCCCACAGAATACACAGAAGTGGATAACTGTATCACGACCTCTTGCATCAAATGAAACTTTGAGGGAAGGTGAAACATCTAAAATGCTTGAATTAGAGACAGAGCATTCTACTCACTCAAGTACAAGATCATATTGGATTGAAAATGACTTTTCTTTTGACGGATACATCCGGCCATTAGATACTAATGAAGTTGAGAAGGAAGTAAACGAGGATGAGCAGAACAGCATATTTATGAAACTGAAGGAGTTAACACTTGACAGTGAAAGTCAAGATTTATCCTTGGCAAACAATGCCAATGATACTCCTGGTATGAATAACACAGAAGAGGGTTATATGGAGGCGTTGGATGGTTTAGATGAGAAGGAACAGACTTCTAATCCTCCATTTGATTATCAATATAACATAGCCCAG TTGGTGCAAGAGGTCAAAGAATTGACAAATTTCCAGAAAATACAAACGGAGAGGAATTGCTACCTGGAGCAGAAGCTG ATTGAGGCAGAAATGGAAATTCAGCATCTAAAAGATCGTTGTACACTTTTAGAATCTGCATGCAATATTCCTAATCATTTGGCACATGTTGAGAAGGTAGCAGTAAAGTCAACAGCTGAGCTGCATTTAGATCCCAAAGATTCATTGTTTCTAATAGGAGGCTTTGATGGAAATTCATGGTTAGCAACTATGGATTTGTATTGTACTTCTCAGAATGTAATCAAATCTCTTAAGCCTATGAGCTCAGTTCGTTCATATGCTTCCGTTGTGTGGTTGAATGGtgaaatttatgtttttggtGGTGGAAATGGTTATGTTTGGTATGACACAG TCGAATCATACAATCCAGTTCATGACAACTGGACCTTGTGCCCCTCTTTGAACCAGAAGAAGGGAAGCTTGTCTGGAGCTGCTTTGAATGACAAAATATTTGCTGTTGGTGGTGGCAATGGAGTTGATTGCTTTTCAGATGTTGAGATGCTTGATTTAGATATTGGGCGGTGGATCCCTACACGCTCAATGCTAGAAAAG AGATTTGCTCTTTCTGCAGTGGAACTCAATGGTGCAATCTATGCCATTGGCGGATTTGATGGAAATGATTACTTAAG GTCTGCTGAAAGATTTGATCCAAGGGAACATTCTTGGACCAAAATACCAAACATGAATGTAAAGCGAGGCTGCCATTCATTAGTTGttctaaatgaaaaatt GTATGCTCTTGGTGGCTTCGATGGTGACAAAATGGTTCCAAGTATTGAAGTGTTTGATCCTCGTCTTGGGGCATGGACAATGGGGGAACCAATGAATCATTGTAGGGGGTATTCTGCTGCTGTAGTTGTCAAGGAATCCATTTATATGATTGGAGGAGTTAAAGTTGGCGAGAACATTGTAGATACA GTTGAGAATTATAAGGAAGGTCAGGGATGGCAGGAAACTTGCACTACAGCTGCTGTTAAAAGGTGCTTCTTGTCAGCTATTGCCTGCAGTCATGAGTGA
- the LOC100811782 gene encoding kelch-like protein 1 isoform X4, translated as MFIDPYGWTTDGSERTQYPAQVQICVRLKCHPLPEDKFKEVIADNYYTHNRFYFELDHAQTSKLISLLSAGAIASDNSAPQNTQKWITVSRPLASNETLREGETSKMLELETEHSTHSSTRSYWIENDFSFDGYIRPLDTNEVEKEVNEDEQNSIFMKLKELTLDSESQDLSLANNANDTPGMNNTEEGYMEALDGLDEKEQTSNPPFDYQYNIAQLVQEVKELTNFQKIQTERNCYLEQKLIEAEMEIQHLKDRCTLLESACNIPNHLAHVEKVAVKSTAELHLDPKDSLFLIGGFDGNSWLATMDLYCTSQNVIKSLKPMSSVRSYASVVWLNGEIYVFGGGNGYVWYDTVESYNPVHDNWTLCPSLNQKKGSLSGAALNDKIFAVGGGNGVDCFSDVEMLDLDIGRWIPTRSMLEKRFALSAVELNGAIYAIGGFDGNDYLRSAERFDPREHSWTKIPNMNVKRGCHSLVVLNEKLYALGGFDGDKMVPSIEVFDPRLGAWTMGEPMNHCRGYSAAVVVKESIYMIGGVKVGENIVDTVENYKEGQGWQETCTTAAVKRCFLSAIACSHE; from the exons ATGTTTATAGACCCCTATGGATGGACTACAGATGGTTCAGAGAGAACACAGTATCCTGCGCAG GTGCAAATTTGTGTCCGACTAAAGTGCCACCCATTGCCTGAAGATAAATTCAAAGAAGTAATTGCAGACAACTACTACACTCATAATCGTTTCTATTTTGAGCTAGACCATGCACAAACAAGCAAACTTATTTCCTTACTATCAGCTGGAGCAATTGCCTCTGATAATTCTGCCCCACAGAATACACAGAAGTGGATAACTGTATCACGACCTCTTGCATCAAATGAAACTTTGAGGGAAGGTGAAACATCTAAAATGCTTGAATTAGAGACAGAGCATTCTACTCACTCAAGTACAAGATCATATTGGATTGAAAATGACTTTTCTTTTGACGGATACATCCGGCCATTAGATACTAATGAAGTTGAGAAGGAAGTAAACGAGGATGAGCAGAACAGCATATTTATGAAACTGAAGGAGTTAACACTTGACAGTGAAAGTCAAGATTTATCCTTGGCAAACAATGCCAATGATACTCCTGGTATGAATAACACAGAAGAGGGTTATATGGAGGCGTTGGATGGTTTAGATGAGAAGGAACAGACTTCTAATCCTCCATTTGATTATCAATATAACATAGCCCAG TTGGTGCAAGAGGTCAAAGAATTGACAAATTTCCAGAAAATACAAACGGAGAGGAATTGCTACCTGGAGCAGAAGCTG ATTGAGGCAGAAATGGAAATTCAGCATCTAAAAGATCGTTGTACACTTTTAGAATCTGCATGCAATATTCCTAATCATTTGGCACATGTTGAGAAGGTAGCAGTAAAGTCAACAGCTGAGCTGCATTTAGATCCCAAAGATTCATTGTTTCTAATAGGAGGCTTTGATGGAAATTCATGGTTAGCAACTATGGATTTGTATTGTACTTCTCAGAATGTAATCAAATCTCTTAAGCCTATGAGCTCAGTTCGTTCATATGCTTCCGTTGTGTGGTTGAATGGtgaaatttatgtttttggtGGTGGAAATGGTTATGTTTGGTATGACACAG TCGAATCATACAATCCAGTTCATGACAACTGGACCTTGTGCCCCTCTTTGAACCAGAAGAAGGGAAGCTTGTCTGGAGCTGCTTTGAATGACAAAATATTTGCTGTTGGTGGTGGCAATGGAGTTGATTGCTTTTCAGATGTTGAGATGCTTGATTTAGATATTGGGCGGTGGATCCCTACACGCTCAATGCTAGAAAAG AGATTTGCTCTTTCTGCAGTGGAACTCAATGGTGCAATCTATGCCATTGGCGGATTTGATGGAAATGATTACTTAAG GTCTGCTGAAAGATTTGATCCAAGGGAACATTCTTGGACCAAAATACCAAACATGAATGTAAAGCGAGGCTGCCATTCATTAGTTGttctaaatgaaaaatt GTATGCTCTTGGTGGCTTCGATGGTGACAAAATGGTTCCAAGTATTGAAGTGTTTGATCCTCGTCTTGGGGCATGGACAATGGGGGAACCAATGAATCATTGTAGGGGGTATTCTGCTGCTGTAGTTGTCAAGGAATCCATTTATATGATTGGAGGAGTTAAAGTTGGCGAGAACATTGTAGATACA GTTGAGAATTATAAGGAAGGTCAGGGATGGCAGGAAACTTGCACTACAGCTGCTGTTAAAAGGTGCTTCTTGTCAGCTATTGCCTGCAGTCATGAGTGA